From the Lolium rigidum isolate FL_2022 chromosome 2, APGP_CSIRO_Lrig_0.1, whole genome shotgun sequence genome, one window contains:
- the LOC124690661 gene encoding protein PHOSPHATE-INDUCED 1-like codes for MAVVRATPVVLLAAVMLASTAQLCMGARRRMELYRPDPADMLSFHNGGAVLHGDIPVSILWYGKFSAAQKSVIVDFLLSLTAETKAAAAAPSVAQWWSTIDQQYLSPVASTSSNGAGKKTTRVLLANQLSDGAYGAGSMGNSLTLEQIAALAATTKPKKGGIALVFTAEDVAVEGFGMGRCSLHGSDAGAGTAYIWVGNPATQCPGQCAWPFHQPAYGPQNPPLVAPNGDVGVDGMVMNLASMLAGAVTNPFGDAYYQGSSDAPLEACTACTGKFGSGSYPGYAGDLKVDSATGASYNANGARGRKYLLPALFDISTSACSTLV; via the coding sequence ATGGCCGTCGTTCGTGCAACACCAGTCGTGCTGCTTGCAGCGGTGATGCTTGCGAGCACGGCGCAGCTTTGCATGGGGGCGAGGCGCCGCATGGAGCTGTACCGGCCAGACCCAGCCGACATGCTCTCCTTCCACAACGGCGGAGCCGTGCTCCACGGCGACATCCCCGTGTCCATACTCTGGTACGGCAAGTTCAGCGCGGCGCAGAAATCGGTGATCGTCGACTTCCTCCTCTCCCTCACCGCTGAGacgaaggccgccgccgccgcgccgtccgTCGCGCAGTGGTGGAGCACCATCGACCAGCAGTACCTCTCCCCCGTGGCCAGCACGAGCTCCAACGGCGCTGGCAAGAAGACGACCCGGGTGCTGCTCGCGAACCAGCTCTCCGACGGCGCCTATGGCGCGGGCTCCATGGGCAACTCCCTCACCCTGGAGCAGATTGCTGCCCTGGCCGCGACGACCAAGCCCAAGAAAGGCGGGATCGCGTTGGTCTTCACGGCTGAGGACGTGGCCGTGGAGGGCTTCGGCATGGGCCGGTGCAGCCTGCACGGCTCCGACGCCGGCGCCGGCACGGCCTACATCTGGGTCGGAAACCCGGCGACGCAGTGCCCCGGCCAGTGCGCGTGGCCGTTCCACCAACCCGCATACGGGCCGCAGAAcccgcccctcgtggcgcccaacGGCGACGTGGGCGTGGACGGCATGGTCATGAACCTCGCCAGCATGCTCGCCGGCGCCGTCACCAACCCGTTCGGCGACGCCTACTACCAGGGCAGCAGCGACGCGCCGCTAGAGGCCTGCACCGCTTGCACGGGGAAATTCGGCAGCGGCTCCTACCCTGGGTACGCCGGGGACCTCAAGGTTGACTCGGCCACCGGCGCCAGCTACAATGCCAACGGCGCGCGCGGCAGGAAGTACTTGCTTCCGGCGCTCTTCGACATTTCCACGTCTGCTTGCAGCACTTTGGTGTAG
- the LOC124688342 gene encoding protein PHOSPHATE-INDUCED 1-like has product MASSVALVVAIVFTMAQLSAGSSRRLMELYVPPESDRLSYHQGAVLSGDIPVSILWYGKFTPAQKSIVSDFLLSLTSAPNGAATPSVGQWWGTIEQLYLSKAVTAAANGAAAGSTRVLLGEQLTDEDCSHGTSLTLDQIEQLAARVGAKKGGVALVLTDEDVAVEGFCSSRCGRHGSSQDGKSTHIWVGNSVKQCPGHCAWPFAQPQHGPQGAPLVAPNGDVGMDGMAMVLATMVAGTVSNPHGDGYYQGPKGAGLEACTACSGVYGSGAYPGYAGNLLVDPTTGGSYNANGAGGKKYLLPALYDPATASCSTLV; this is encoded by the coding sequence ATGGCTTCTTCGGTTGCTCTGGTAGTAGCGATAGTATTCACCATGGCGCAGCTCTCCGCGGGGAGCAGCAGGAGGCTGATGGAGCTGTACGTGCCTCCGGAGAGCGACCGGCTCAGCTACCACCAGGGCGCCGTGCTCAGCGGCGACATCCCCGTGTCCATCCTCTGGTACGGCAAGTTCACGCCCGCCCAGAAATCCATCGTCTCCGACTTCCTCCTATCGCTCACCTCAGCCCCGAACGGCGCCGCCACGCCGTCGGTCGGGCAATGGTGGGGCACCATCGAGCAGCTCTACCTCTCCAAAgccgtcaccgccgccgccaacggcgcGGCGGCCGGCTCCACGCGCGTGCTCCTGGGCGAGCAGCTGACCGACGAGGACTGCTCCCACGGCACGTCGCTCACCCTGGACCAGATCGAGCAGCTCGCGGCGCGCGTCGGCGCCAAGAAGGGCGGCGTGGCCCTGGTGCTCACCGACGAGGACGTGGCGGTGGAGGGGTTCTGCAGCAGCCGGTGCGGCCGGCACGGGTCGTCGCAGGACGGCAAGTCCACGCACATCTGGGTGGGCAACTCCGTGAAGCAGTGCCCCGGCCACTGCGCGTGGCCGTTCGCGCAGCCGCAGCACGGCCCGCAGGGCGCCCCCCTGGTGGCGCCCAACGGCGACGTCGGGATGGACGGCATGGCCATGGTGCtcgccaccatggtggccggcaccGTGAGCAACCCGCACGGGGACGGGTACTACCAGGGCCCCAAGGGAGCCGGGCTGGAGGCGTGCACGGCCTGTTCCGGCGTCTACGGCAGCGGCGCGTACCCGGGCTACGCCGGGAACCTGCTCGTCGATCCCACCACCGGTGGCAGCTACAACGCCAACGGCGCCGGCGGGAAGAAGTACCTGCTCCCGGCGCTGTATGACCCCGCCACTGCCTCCTGCAGCACGCTGGTTTAG